The Dama dama isolate Ldn47 chromosome 3, ASM3311817v1, whole genome shotgun sequence genome has a segment encoding these proteins:
- the CSAD gene encoding cysteine sulfinic acid decarboxylase isoform X2: MLRAFPCLTSGDPQRPTVCPTIDFLLMADSQPLLSLDGDPVAAEALLQDVFRIVVDEVIRKGTNASEKVCEWKEPEELKQLLDLELQHEGESQEQILERCRAVIRYSVKTCHPRFFNQLFSGLDPHALAGRIVTESLNTSQYTYEIAPVFVLMEEEVLKKLRALVGWSSGDGVFCPGGSISNMYAVNLARYQRYPDCKQRGLRALPPLALFTSKECHYSIKKGAAFLGLGTDSVRMVKADERGKMIPEDLERQISLAKAEGAVPFLVSATSGTTVLGAFDPLEAIADVCQHHGLWLHVDAAWGGSVLLSQTHRHLLAGIQRADSVAWNPHKLLSAGLQCSALLLRDTSNLLKRCHGSQASYLFQQDKFYDVALDTGDKVVQCGRRVDCLKLWLMWKAQGGQGLERRVDQAFALARYLVEELKKREGFELVMEPEFVNVCFWFVPPSLRGRKEDPDYSGRLSKVAPILKERMVRKGSMMIGYQPHGTLSNFFRMVVANPALTRADMDFLLNELEWLGQDL; this comes from the exons ATGCTGAGAGCTTTTCCATGCCTTACATCAGGAGACCCACAACGACCGACCGTCTGCCCCACAATTG ATTTTCTCCTGATGGCTGACTCTCAACCTCTCCTCTCCCTTGATGGGGACCCTGTGGCTGCAGAAGCCTTGCTCCAGGATGTGTTTAGGATTGTGGTGGATGAGGTCATTCGAAAAGGGACCAATGCCTCCGAGAAG GTCTGTGAGTGGAAGGAGCCCGAGGAGCTGAAGCAGCTGCTGGACTTGGAGCTGCAGCACGAGGGCGAGTCACAGGAGCAGATCCTGGAGCGCTGCCGGGCCGTGATCCGCTACAGCGTGAAGACCT GTCACCCTCGTTTCTTCAACCAGCTCTTCTCAGGGTTGGATCCCCATGCCCTGGCCGGGCGCATTGTCACAGAGAGCCTCAACACCAGCCA GTACACGTACGAAATTGCCCCTGTGTTTGTCCTCATGGAGGAGGAGGTGCTGAAGAAACTCCGGGCCCTGGTGGGCTGGAGCTCTGGGGACGGGGTCTTCTGCCCTG GTGGCTCCATCTCCAACATGTATGCTGTGAACCTGGCCCGCTATCAGCGATACCCAGACTGCAAACAGAGGGGCCTCCGGGCACTGCCGCCCCTGGCCCTCTTCACATCgaaagag TGTCATTATTCCATCAAGAAAGGAGCTGCTTTTCTGGGACTTGGCACCGACAGTGTCCGAATGGTCAAGGCAGATGAGAG agGGAAAATGATCCCTGAGGATCTGGAGAGGCAGATCAGCTTGGCCAAGGCCGAG GGCGCTGTGCCATTCCTGGTCAGTGCCACCTCTGGTACTACTGTGCTGGGGGCCTTTGACCCCCTGGAGGCGATCGCGGATGTGTGCCAGCATCACGGGCTATGGCTGCACGTGGAT GCTGCCTGGGGTGGGAGCGTCCTGCtgtcacagacacacagacatctcCTGGCTGGGATCCAGAG GGCTGACTCCGTGGCCTGGAATCCCCACAAGCTCCTCTCCGCAGGCCTGCAGTGCTCAGCTCTTCTTCTCCGGGACACCTCG AACCTGCTCAAGCGCTGTCACGGGTCCCAGGCCAGCTACCTCTTCCAGCAGGACAAGTTCTACGACGTGGCTCTGGACACCGGAGACAAGGTGGTGCAGTGTGGCCGCCGCGTGGACTGTCTGAAGCTGTGGCTCATGTGGAAGGCACAGGGCGGGCAGGGGCTGGAGCGCCGTGTGGACCAGGCCTTTGCCCTTGCCCG GTACCTGGTGGAGGAGCTGAAGAAGCGGGAGGGATTTGAGTTGGTCATGGAG CCTGAATTTGTCAATGTGTGTTTCTGGTTCGTGCCCCCCAGTCtgcgggggaggaaggaggatcCAGATTACAGTGGAAGGCTGTCTAAG GTAGCCCCAATCCTCAAGGAGCGCATGGTGAGGAAGGGTTCCATGATGATTGGCTACCAGCCCCATGGTACCCTGAGCAACTTCTTCCGCATGGTCGTGGCCAACCCTGCGCTGACACGGGCTGATATGGACTTCCTGCTGAACGAGCTGGAATGGCTGGGCCAGGATCTCTGA
- the CSAD gene encoding cysteine sulfinic acid decarboxylase isoform X3 yields MADSQPLLSLDGDPVAAEALLQDVFRIVVDEVIRKGTNASEKVCEWKEPEELKQLLDLELQHEGESQEQILERCRAVIRYSVKTCHPRFFNQLFSGLDPHALAGRIVTESLNTSQYTYEIAPVFVLMEEEVLKKLRALVGWSSGDGVFCPGGSISNMYAVNLARYQRYPDCKQRGLRALPPLALFTSKECHYSIKKGAAFLGLGTDSVRMVKADERGKMIPEDLERQISLAKAEGAVPFLVSATSGTTVLGAFDPLEAIADVCQHHGLWLHVDAAWGGSVLLSQTHRHLLAGIQRADSVAWNPHKLLSAGLQCSALLLRDTSNLLKRCHGSQASYLFQQDKFYDVALDTGDKVVQCGRRVDCLKLWLMWKAQGGQGLERRVDQAFALARYLVEELKKREGFELVMEPEFVNVCFWFVPPSLRGRKEDPDYSGRLSKVAPILKERMVRKGSMMIGYQPHGTLSNFFRMVVANPALTRADMDFLLNELEWLGQDL; encoded by the exons ATGGCTGACTCTCAACCTCTCCTCTCCCTTGATGGGGACCCTGTGGCTGCAGAAGCCTTGCTCCAGGATGTGTTTAGGATTGTGGTGGATGAGGTCATTCGAAAAGGGACCAATGCCTCCGAGAAG GTCTGTGAGTGGAAGGAGCCCGAGGAGCTGAAGCAGCTGCTGGACTTGGAGCTGCAGCACGAGGGCGAGTCACAGGAGCAGATCCTGGAGCGCTGCCGGGCCGTGATCCGCTACAGCGTGAAGACCT GTCACCCTCGTTTCTTCAACCAGCTCTTCTCAGGGTTGGATCCCCATGCCCTGGCCGGGCGCATTGTCACAGAGAGCCTCAACACCAGCCA GTACACGTACGAAATTGCCCCTGTGTTTGTCCTCATGGAGGAGGAGGTGCTGAAGAAACTCCGGGCCCTGGTGGGCTGGAGCTCTGGGGACGGGGTCTTCTGCCCTG GTGGCTCCATCTCCAACATGTATGCTGTGAACCTGGCCCGCTATCAGCGATACCCAGACTGCAAACAGAGGGGCCTCCGGGCACTGCCGCCCCTGGCCCTCTTCACATCgaaagag TGTCATTATTCCATCAAGAAAGGAGCTGCTTTTCTGGGACTTGGCACCGACAGTGTCCGAATGGTCAAGGCAGATGAGAG agGGAAAATGATCCCTGAGGATCTGGAGAGGCAGATCAGCTTGGCCAAGGCCGAG GGCGCTGTGCCATTCCTGGTCAGTGCCACCTCTGGTACTACTGTGCTGGGGGCCTTTGACCCCCTGGAGGCGATCGCGGATGTGTGCCAGCATCACGGGCTATGGCTGCACGTGGAT GCTGCCTGGGGTGGGAGCGTCCTGCtgtcacagacacacagacatctcCTGGCTGGGATCCAGAG GGCTGACTCCGTGGCCTGGAATCCCCACAAGCTCCTCTCCGCAGGCCTGCAGTGCTCAGCTCTTCTTCTCCGGGACACCTCG AACCTGCTCAAGCGCTGTCACGGGTCCCAGGCCAGCTACCTCTTCCAGCAGGACAAGTTCTACGACGTGGCTCTGGACACCGGAGACAAGGTGGTGCAGTGTGGCCGCCGCGTGGACTGTCTGAAGCTGTGGCTCATGTGGAAGGCACAGGGCGGGCAGGGGCTGGAGCGCCGTGTGGACCAGGCCTTTGCCCTTGCCCG GTACCTGGTGGAGGAGCTGAAGAAGCGGGAGGGATTTGAGTTGGTCATGGAG CCTGAATTTGTCAATGTGTGTTTCTGGTTCGTGCCCCCCAGTCtgcgggggaggaaggaggatcCAGATTACAGTGGAAGGCTGTCTAAG GTAGCCCCAATCCTCAAGGAGCGCATGGTGAGGAAGGGTTCCATGATGATTGGCTACCAGCCCCATGGTACCCTGAGCAACTTCTTCCGCATGGTCGTGGCCAACCCTGCGCTGACACGGGCTGATATGGACTTCCTGCTGAACGAGCTGGAATGGCTGGGCCAGGATCTCTGA